A stretch of the Comamonas testosteroni TK102 genome encodes the following:
- the ybiB gene encoding DNA-binding protein YbiB, whose amino-acid sequence MSISHYIKEIGRGTKGARSLSRAQACDLMGQVLDGKVSDLELGGFCIAMRFKGESAEELAGFLDATQQRLPVWPQAHKALPVVVIPSYNGSRKLANLTPLLAGLLAQKGLPVLVHGSHTEDKRLGTAEVWRQLGWTAIERPVALEPGDKVWMQTRHLLAPLDRLLQIRRQMGLRNPSHSIVKLLDPIHGNSTAQSGLVLASYTHPAYAQPMLQTLAMRATSALLVRGTEGEAVAAPHREPVSTGVIAGEICFERSSLHSSQLASGTEISAPEQDLNAEQTARLTLDILNGQQPAPAPIAQQLEQIQALHQAMQVTDAGAAASRAALQAYNRSPTETPQ is encoded by the coding sequence ATGAGCATCAGCCACTACATCAAGGAAATCGGTCGCGGCACCAAGGGCGCGCGCTCTCTTTCGCGGGCCCAGGCCTGCGATCTGATGGGGCAGGTGCTGGACGGCAAGGTCAGCGATCTGGAGCTGGGCGGCTTTTGCATTGCCATGCGATTCAAGGGCGAAAGCGCCGAAGAGCTGGCAGGCTTTCTCGACGCCACCCAGCAACGTCTGCCTGTGTGGCCGCAGGCTCACAAAGCCCTGCCCGTAGTCGTCATCCCCAGCTATAACGGCTCGCGCAAGCTGGCCAACCTCACCCCGCTGCTGGCAGGTCTGCTAGCGCAAAAAGGACTGCCCGTGCTCGTGCACGGCAGCCATACCGAGGACAAGCGCCTGGGCACGGCCGAGGTATGGCGGCAACTGGGCTGGACGGCCATCGAGCGCCCCGTCGCCCTGGAGCCTGGCGACAAGGTCTGGATGCAGACCCGTCACCTGCTGGCACCGCTGGATCGGCTGCTGCAGATTCGCCGCCAGATGGGCCTGCGCAACCCCTCGCACAGCATCGTCAAACTGCTGGACCCCATCCATGGCAACAGCACCGCGCAGTCCGGGCTGGTGCTGGCCAGCTACACCCACCCGGCCTATGCCCAGCCCATGCTCCAGACGCTGGCCATGCGCGCGACCAGTGCGCTGCTGGTGCGCGGCACGGAAGGCGAGGCCGTGGCCGCCCCCCACCGCGAACCCGTGAGTACGGGTGTGATTGCCGGAGAAATCTGCTTTGAGCGTTCTTCCCTGCACAGCAGCCAGCTCGCATCCGGCACCGAGATCAGTGCCCCGGAACAAGATCTGAATGCCGAGCAGACAGCCCGGCTGACGCTGGACATCCTGAACGGCCAGCAGCCTGCGCCGGCGCCGATCGCGCAACAATTGGAACAGATACAAGCCCTGCACCAGGCCATGCAGGTCACCGATGCCGGCGCTGCCGCCAGCCGCGCCGCACTGCAAGCCTATAACCGCAGCCCGACTGAGACCCCACAATGA
- the cobA gene encoding uroporphyrinogen-III C-methyltransferase, producing the protein MTAISHNPNQRGSCTLVGAGPGDPELLTIKAAKAIAAASVLFVDDLVSDGVMSHASPTARVVYVGKRGGCKSTPQAFIEKLMIAAVQDGERVVRLKGGDPFIFGRGGEEVEHLRQAGIEVDVINGITSGLAGLTSLGAPLTHRDRAHGVLFMTGHAKPGDSGPDWRQIAATAHAAKLTLVIYMGVSSVERISSELLSGLPGSTPVAVIQHASLPQQRHALTFLKDLPQCIADHQLGSPSIIVVGDVVQGIAAWQNQPQDLPQSAAA; encoded by the coding sequence ATGACTGCCATTTCCCACAACCCCAATCAGCGCGGCTCGTGCACCCTGGTGGGTGCAGGCCCCGGCGACCCCGAGCTGCTGACCATCAAGGCCGCCAAGGCCATTGCCGCAGCCAGCGTGCTGTTTGTCGACGATCTGGTCAGCGACGGTGTGATGAGCCACGCCTCGCCCACTGCCCGCGTGGTCTATGTGGGCAAGCGCGGCGGCTGCAAGAGCACCCCCCAGGCCTTTATCGAAAAGCTCATGATTGCGGCCGTGCAGGACGGCGAACGCGTGGTGCGCCTCAAGGGCGGCGACCCCTTCATCTTTGGCCGTGGCGGCGAAGAGGTCGAACATCTGCGTCAGGCCGGCATCGAGGTGGATGTCATCAACGGCATCACCTCCGGCCTTGCGGGCCTGACCAGCCTGGGCGCCCCGCTGACCCACCGCGACCGCGCGCATGGCGTGCTTTTCATGACCGGCCATGCCAAGCCCGGCGACAGCGGCCCCGACTGGCGCCAGATCGCCGCCACGGCCCATGCGGCCAAGCTGACGCTGGTGATCTATATGGGAGTGAGCAGCGTCGAGCGCATCAGCAGCGAGCTGCTCAGCGGTCTGCCCGGCAGCACGCCCGTGGCCGTGATCCAGCATGCCAGCCTGCCGCAGCAGCGCCATGCGCTGACCTTTCTGAAGGATTTGCCGCAGTGCATTGCCGACCATCAGCTGGGCAGCCCCAGCATCATCGTCGTCGGCGATGTGGTCCAGGGTATTGCCGCCTGGCAGAACCAGCCCCAGGACTTGCCGCAATCAGCGGCGGCCTGA
- a CDS encoding acyl-CoA thioesterase, with protein sequence MNTPSHQLSMTVLMSPDMANFSGNVHGGAILKLLDQVAYACASRYAGRYVVTLSVDQVMFLQPIHVGELVTFLASVNHTGKSSMEIGIKVIAEEIRSQVVRHVNSCFFTMVAVDDDKKPAPVPPLQLETDEEKRRWDAAIVRKELRKELAERFAETRTP encoded by the coding sequence ATGAATACACCATCCCACCAGCTGAGCATGACCGTGCTCATGTCGCCCGACATGGCCAACTTCTCCGGCAATGTGCACGGCGGCGCCATTTTGAAACTGCTGGATCAGGTTGCCTATGCCTGCGCCAGCCGCTATGCGGGCCGCTATGTCGTGACGCTGAGCGTGGATCAGGTGATGTTTCTGCAGCCCATCCATGTGGGCGAGCTGGTGACTTTTCTGGCCAGCGTGAACCACACCGGCAAGTCGTCCATGGAAATCGGCATCAAGGTGATTGCCGAGGAGATTCGCAGCCAGGTGGTGCGCCACGTGAACAGCTGCTTCTTCACCATGGTGGCCGTGGACGATGACAAGAAGCCTGCCCCCGTGCCACCGCTGCAGCTCGAAACCGACGAGGAAAAGCGCCGCTGGGACGCCGCCATCGTTCGCAAGGAGCTGCGCAAGGAGCTGGCCGAGCGCTTCGCCGAGACTCGTACTCCCTGA
- a CDS encoding NAD(P)/FAD-dependent oxidoreductase yields the protein MSSTPQVPFQIFDAIIIGAGAAGLFCAAQAGQQGLKVLLIDHAPKVAEKIRISGGGRCNFTNRDLDVRAPHKHFVGQNPQFCRSALSRFTPADFITLMDRHGIAHHEKHKGQLFADHSAEDIIAMLLAECTAGGVQRWQPCQVKKAVLSPENPDTESDCSYQIETDRGLVQAANLVIATGGLSIPKIGATDFGYRLAQQFDLPLIERTPGLVPMTFDGEGWQPYAGLAGLALPVEISTGSKKERMSFHEDLLFTHRGLSGPAVLQISSYWKPGTPLQINLLPGVDLAEVLAQAKLHSRKLVANELAAHLPARLADAWVSRMPELQRPINEAGDKALARLAEQLSRWEITPTGTEGYKKAEVTLGGVDTKVLSQQTMECKSRPGLYFIGEVVDITGWLGGYNFQWAWASAAACAQAMAEKQSLQA from the coding sequence GTGTCCTCCACCCCACAGGTCCCCTTCCAGATTTTTGACGCCATCATCATCGGCGCCGGTGCCGCCGGCCTGTTCTGCGCGGCCCAGGCCGGCCAGCAGGGCCTGAAGGTGCTGCTGATCGATCATGCGCCCAAGGTGGCCGAGAAGATCCGCATCTCGGGCGGCGGACGCTGCAACTTCACCAACCGCGATCTGGACGTGCGTGCGCCGCACAAGCATTTTGTGGGACAGAACCCCCAGTTCTGCCGCTCGGCCCTGTCGCGCTTCACACCCGCCGACTTCATCACGTTGATGGACAGACACGGCATTGCCCACCACGAAAAGCACAAGGGCCAGCTGTTTGCCGACCATTCGGCCGAGGACATCATCGCCATGCTGCTGGCCGAGTGCACAGCGGGCGGCGTGCAGCGCTGGCAGCCTTGCCAGGTCAAGAAAGCAGTGCTTTCACCGGAAAACCCAGACACAGAAAGCGATTGCAGCTATCAGATTGAAACCGATCGTGGCCTGGTACAGGCTGCCAATCTGGTCATTGCCACCGGCGGCCTGAGCATTCCCAAGATAGGCGCCACCGACTTCGGCTACCGGCTGGCCCAGCAGTTCGATCTGCCGCTGATCGAGCGCACGCCCGGCCTGGTACCCATGACCTTCGATGGCGAAGGCTGGCAGCCCTACGCAGGCCTGGCCGGTCTGGCCCTGCCCGTGGAAATCAGCACCGGCAGCAAAAAGGAGCGCATGAGCTTCCACGAGGATTTGCTGTTCACCCATCGCGGCCTCTCCGGTCCTGCGGTGCTGCAGATCTCCAGCTACTGGAAGCCCGGCACCCCGCTGCAGATCAATCTGCTTCCTGGCGTGGATCTGGCCGAGGTGCTTGCCCAGGCCAAGCTTCACTCGCGCAAGCTGGTAGCCAACGAGCTGGCCGCCCACCTGCCCGCGCGTCTGGCCGATGCCTGGGTCAGCCGCATGCCCGAGCTGCAGCGCCCCATCAACGAGGCCGGCGACAAGGCCCTGGCCAGACTGGCGGAACAGCTGTCGCGCTGGGAAATCACCCCCACGGGCACCGAAGGCTACAAAAAAGCCGAGGTCACGCTGGGCGGCGTGGACACCAAGGTGCTGTCCCAGCAAACCATGGAGTGCAAGAGCCGCCCGGGCCTGTACTTTATCGGGGAGGTGGTGGACATCACCGGCTGGCTGGGCGGCTACAACTTCCAGTGGGCCTGGGCCAGTGCCGCTGCCTGCGCCCAGGCCATGGCGGAAAAGCAGTCGCTACAGGCTTGA
- a CDS encoding BMP family protein yields the protein MSSASHSSSVSRRQWMASAIAVPGLLALTACAGKAQAPGAAAAGNSLVVGGLFAGSRSDKGFMEAGWRGLEKARQELGVQTRFLDGMAPRKELLEPALAQLAGQGAQLVIAHGGQNNQAAADVAARFPRTQFVVTQGAVQGRNLCSYDVLQEESAYLAGVLAALTTRTGVVGHMSGIRVLPGLKGRAAYAAGVRDTDPKVKLLTNFSGDQDDNALSHRIARAQMAAGADVIFTMLNSGRDGVTQACREAGTRQIGNVIDWTTVDPQVFVASAWADVGIGAFLAVKDMQERGAPGPGIRKIGLSDPAAVRLTMGEAVAPAVRERVARASAAISSGQLKVAEHYEGPEFTV from the coding sequence TTGTCCAGCGCTTCTCATTCCTCATCGGTTTCGCGTCGTCAATGGATGGCTTCGGCCATCGCCGTCCCCGGCCTGCTGGCGCTGACGGCCTGTGCCGGCAAGGCCCAGGCTCCGGGCGCTGCTGCGGCCGGCAATTCTCTGGTGGTGGGCGGTCTGTTTGCGGGCTCACGCAGCGACAAGGGCTTTATGGAGGCCGGATGGCGCGGCCTGGAAAAAGCGCGCCAGGAGCTGGGCGTGCAGACCCGTTTTCTCGACGGCATGGCGCCCAGGAAGGAGTTGCTGGAGCCGGCTCTCGCGCAACTCGCGGGCCAGGGCGCACAACTGGTGATTGCCCATGGCGGGCAGAACAATCAGGCCGCAGCCGACGTTGCGGCGCGCTTTCCCAGGACCCAGTTCGTCGTGACCCAGGGCGCGGTGCAGGGGCGCAATCTTTGCAGCTATGACGTGCTGCAGGAAGAGTCGGCCTATCTGGCCGGAGTGCTGGCGGCGCTGACCACCAGGACCGGTGTGGTCGGTCATATGTCGGGCATTCGGGTGCTCCCAGGACTCAAGGGACGTGCCGCCTATGCGGCCGGCGTGCGCGATACCGATCCCAAGGTCAAGCTGCTGACGAACTTCTCTGGCGATCAGGACGACAACGCCTTGTCGCACCGCATTGCCAGGGCCCAGATGGCAGCCGGTGCCGATGTGATCTTCACCATGCTCAACTCCGGCCGCGATGGCGTGACCCAGGCCTGCCGTGAGGCGGGCACGCGCCAGATCGGCAATGTGATCGACTGGACTACGGTGGATCCGCAGGTGTTCGTCGCTTCCGCCTGGGCCGATGTGGGCATTGGCGCGTTCTTGGCCGTCAAGGACATGCAGGAGCGCGGTGCACCCGGCCCGGGTATTCGCAAGATCGGTCTGAGCGATCCGGCTGCCGTACGCCTGACCATGGGAGAGGCAGTGGCGCCCGCTGTGCGCGAGCGCGTGGCCAGGGCGTCCGCAGCCATCTCCTCGGGGCAGCTCAAGGTTGCCGAGCACTACGAAGGCCCGGAGTTTACGGTCTGA